The following are from one region of the Cyanobium gracile PCC 6307 genome:
- a CDS encoding MBL fold metallo-hydrolase — MLVRFWGTRGSIAKPGPDTFRFGGNTSCVEVRSDAGTLLVIDCGTGAHGLGQALMQERPDGMEGSLLISHTHWDHIQGFPFFAPFFAPGHTWDVFGPSGLSGSLRSVLSGQMQHAYFPVTLEQFAATIRYHDLHEGTFRIGDVTITTHLLNHPALTLAYRLQADGATVIYCCDHEPHDPALASGLGPLSGQDLHYAAFIEGADLVIHDAQYTALEFPAKLGWGHSSVEYAVRLCEEAGVARLALTHHDPLRNDATIDLILAGVRADLAARGSPLEVLAAAEGLVLHTTPRTPEAANGAPPAAAGTDPTAGALSGDPGGPPALVWVTDRDLEAALTTALRLEGLPFHVCGGEADLTQRLERDGASLLLLEQALPVRDGPGLVRRLQETPAMAAAEIPVVMLAAAEEQARHDDPLVSEWLVLPVSESYLRARIRAWSLRTPCRWERARPPQDEERRLQRLAELGLLDTEREERFDRLTRIAAAAFDVPIALISLIDAERQWFKSCHGLATCQTSRDLAFCAHAISQRSDLLVADTWLDERFAENPLVLGEPRIRFYAGSPLILDDGTCLGTLCLIDTRPRQLSGAELSLLHDLRDLVLLELSPQPWPVALHHS; from the coding sequence GCAACACCTCCTGCGTGGAGGTCCGCTCCGACGCCGGCACCCTGCTGGTGATCGACTGCGGCACCGGTGCCCACGGCCTGGGCCAGGCCCTGATGCAGGAGCGTCCCGACGGCATGGAGGGGTCGCTGCTGATCAGCCACACCCATTGGGACCACATCCAGGGCTTTCCCTTCTTCGCCCCCTTCTTCGCCCCTGGCCACACCTGGGATGTCTTCGGACCCAGCGGCCTCTCGGGAAGCCTGCGCAGCGTGCTCTCCGGCCAGATGCAGCACGCCTACTTCCCCGTCACCCTCGAGCAGTTCGCGGCCACGATCCGCTACCACGACCTGCACGAGGGCACCTTCCGGATCGGGGATGTGACGATCACGACCCACCTGCTCAACCATCCCGCCCTCACCCTGGCCTACCGGCTCCAGGCGGACGGGGCCACGGTCATCTACTGCTGCGACCACGAACCCCACGACCCCGCCCTGGCCAGCGGCCTCGGTCCGCTCTCCGGCCAGGACCTGCACTACGCCGCGTTCATCGAGGGGGCCGACCTGGTGATCCATGACGCCCAGTACACCGCCCTGGAGTTCCCGGCCAAGCTCGGCTGGGGCCACAGCTCGGTGGAGTATGCCGTGCGCCTCTGCGAGGAGGCCGGGGTGGCCCGGCTGGCGCTCACCCACCACGACCCCCTGCGCAACGACGCGACCATCGACCTGATCCTGGCCGGCGTGCGCGCCGATCTGGCCGCGCGGGGCAGCCCCCTGGAGGTGCTGGCGGCTGCGGAGGGCCTGGTGCTGCACACCACCCCCCGGACCCCGGAGGCCGCCAACGGCGCCCCGCCGGCCGCAGCCGGGACCGACCCCACCGCCGGGGCCCTCAGCGGCGATCCCGGCGGCCCTCCGGCCCTGGTCTGGGTGACGGACCGGGATCTGGAGGCGGCCCTCACCACCGCCCTGCGCCTCGAGGGCCTGCCCTTTCATGTCTGCGGCGGCGAAGCCGATCTGACGCAGCGTCTCGAGCGTGACGGGGCCTCCCTGCTGCTGCTGGAGCAGGCGCTCCCCGTCCGCGATGGCCCCGGCCTGGTCCGCAGGCTGCAGGAGACCCCGGCCATGGCGGCGGCCGAAATCCCCGTCGTGATGCTGGCGGCCGCGGAGGAGCAGGCCCGCCACGACGATCCCCTGGTCAGCGAGTGGCTGGTGCTGCCCGTCTCCGAGAGCTACCTGCGGGCCCGGATCCGGGCCTGGAGCCTGCGCACCCCCTGCCGCTGGGAGCGGGCCCGGCCGCCTCAGGACGAGGAACGGCGCCTGCAGCGGCTGGCTGAGCTGGGTCTGCTGGACACGGAGCGGGAGGAACGCTTCGACCGACTGACCCGGATCGCCGCTGCCGCCTTCGATGTGCCGATCGCCCTGATCAGCCTGATCGATGCCGAGCGGCAGTGGTTCAAGTCCTGCCATGGCCTGGCCACCTGCCAGACCTCCCGCGACCTGGCCTTCTGTGCCCATGCCATCAGCCAGCGGTCGGACCTGCTGGTGGCGGACACCTGGCTCGATGAACGCTTCGCGGAGAATCCCCTGGTGCTGGGAGAACCCCGGATCCGCTTCTACGCCGGCTCGCCCCTGATCCTCGACGACGGCACCTGTCTGGGCACACTGTGTCTGATTGACACCCGCCCGCGTCAGCTCAGCGGCGCCGAGCTCTCCCTGCTCCACGACCTGCGCGACCTTGTGCTTCTGGAGCTGTCCCCCCAGCCATGGCCCGTCGCCCTCCACCATTCCTGA
- a CDS encoding PQQ-dependent sugar dehydrogenase encodes MARRPPPFLNGLVGVLLLPVLGSCQPAAVSAPVRSVPVVDGLEHPWAVAWLPGGDLLITERPGRLRLVRGGVLQAEPIRGVPEVLAAGQGGLLDVAVHPDFATNRWIYLTYAAGSSETNQTRLARARFDGRALSDLQVLYAVPQRKSGAQHFGSRLLWLPDGTLLLAIGDGGNPPIELEGQLIRLQAQNPGSALGKVLRLNADGTPARGNPFAGQAGALPGLWSLGHRNIQGLALDRRTGRVWASEHGARDGDELNRIEAGLNYGWPRVTHSREYFGPPIAPATSAPGLRDPVIVWTPAIAPSGLAVYDGDRYPDWRGDLFAGGLVSRQVHRLRLDPQGSVAGQQEIAIGARVRDVRQGPDGFLYVLTDGAGDGQLLRLEPIGKP; translated from the coding sequence ATGGCCCGTCGCCCTCCACCATTCCTGAACGGGCTGGTCGGTGTTCTCCTGCTGCCAGTCCTGGGCAGCTGCCAGCCCGCAGCCGTCTCCGCCCCGGTGCGCAGCGTGCCGGTGGTGGATGGGCTCGAGCACCCCTGGGCCGTGGCCTGGTTGCCGGGGGGCGACCTGCTGATCACGGAGCGGCCGGGCCGGCTGCGCCTGGTGCGGGGCGGCGTGCTGCAGGCCGAGCCGATCCGCGGCGTGCCGGAGGTGCTGGCCGCCGGCCAGGGGGGCCTGCTGGATGTGGCCGTCCATCCCGACTTCGCCACCAACCGCTGGATCTATCTCACCTACGCCGCCGGCAGCAGCGAGACCAACCAGACCCGGCTGGCCCGGGCCCGCTTCGATGGCCGGGCCCTCAGCGATCTGCAGGTGCTGTACGCGGTGCCGCAGCGCAAGAGCGGCGCCCAGCACTTCGGCTCCCGCCTGCTCTGGCTCCCCGATGGCACCCTGCTGCTGGCGATCGGAGACGGGGGCAATCCTCCGATCGAGCTGGAGGGGCAACTGATCCGCCTCCAGGCCCAGAACCCGGGCAGCGCCCTGGGCAAGGTGCTGCGGCTCAATGCGGACGGCACACCGGCCCGGGGCAATCCCTTCGCCGGCCAGGCCGGCGCGCTGCCGGGGCTGTGGAGTCTCGGCCACCGCAACATCCAGGGGCTGGCCCTCGATCGCCGCACGGGCCGGGTCTGGGCGAGCGAACATGGCGCCCGCGATGGCGATGAGCTCAACCGGATCGAGGCCGGCCTGAACTACGGCTGGCCGCGGGTGACCCACAGCCGTGAGTACTTCGGCCCGCCCATCGCCCCGGCCACCAGCGCCCCGGGCCTGCGGGATCCGGTCATCGTCTGGACGCCCGCCATCGCCCCCTCCGGCCTGGCCGTCTACGACGGCGACCGCTACCCGGACTGGCGTGGCGACCTCTTCGCCGGTGGACTGGTGTCGCGGCAGGTGCACCGGCTGCGTCTGGATCCGCAGGGATCCGTGGCTGGACAGCAGGAGATTGCGATCGGGGCCAGGGTGCGGGACGTGCGCCAGGGCCCGGATGGTTTCCTGTACGTGCTCACCGACGGCGCCGGCGATGGCCAGCTGCTCCGCCTGGAACCGATCGGCAAGCCCTGA
- a CDS encoding EAL domain-containing protein — MIQPVEIAEGLAKGEFYLEYLPILSLPDLRCIGAEALIRWRRADGSLVMPGEFIPSLESTPASGVLTCWVVETAAAELSDWLRCHPDVHLSLNIPPEIVGRGGVYYTAMTSGLADMIPQLILEVTERGLPDALGLEGLLQAQQLGIRIALDDVNLLGGANLAILSRCPFDIIKVDRHLLAMITPERPNPEWLEGLAALIRSSRLMVIAEGVETAQQLQALVQAGVQAAQGFHLSPPIAAADLIAFHQRTHGPEDADGDLQP, encoded by the coding sequence ATGATCCAACCCGTGGAGATCGCCGAAGGCCTGGCAAAGGGTGAGTTCTACCTGGAGTATCTGCCGATCCTGTCCCTCCCGGATCTCCGCTGCATCGGCGCCGAAGCCCTGATCCGCTGGCGGCGAGCCGATGGCTCTCTGGTGATGCCCGGGGAGTTCATCCCGTCCCTGGAGTCCACGCCCGCCTCGGGTGTGCTCACCTGCTGGGTGGTCGAGACCGCGGCGGCGGAACTCAGCGACTGGCTGCGGTGCCATCCCGACGTGCATCTCAGTCTCAACATTCCACCGGAGATCGTCGGTCGGGGCGGGGTCTATTACACCGCCATGACATCCGGCCTGGCCGACATGATTCCCCAGCTGATCCTGGAGGTGACCGAGCGGGGACTTCCCGATGCCCTGGGCCTGGAGGGCCTGCTCCAGGCCCAGCAACTCGGCATCAGGATCGCGCTCGATGATGTCAACCTGCTGGGGGGAGCCAATCTCGCCATCCTCAGCCGTTGCCCGTTCGACATCATCAAGGTGGATCGCCACCTGCTGGCCATGATCACCCCGGAGAGGCCCAATCCCGAGTGGCTGGAGGGACTCGCCGCCCTGATCCGTTCGTCCCGGCTGATGGTCATCGCCGAAGGGGTCGAGACGGCCCAGCAGCTCCAGGCGCTTGTGCAGGCGGGGGTCCAGGCCGCCCAGGGCTTCCACCTGTCCCCTCCCATTGCCGCCGCCGACCTGATCGCCTTCCATCAGCGAACCCATGGGCCGGAGGACGCTGACGGGGACCTCCAGCCGTGA
- the mscL gene encoding large conductance mechanosensitive channel protein MscL produces MAPMARRAATSFLSDFKDFINKGNVVDLAVAVVIGGAFGKVVDAVVSLVMTSLLEPALKAAQVDSINAWPAGSVIVALINFLVIAFVVFLIVRAIEAMKRQEEARAADAGPDPQAELAAAANRLAEALERRAL; encoded by the coding sequence ATGGCTCCCATGGCCCGGCGCGCCGCCACTTCCTTCCTGAGCGACTTCAAGGATTTCATCAACAAGGGCAACGTGGTCGACCTGGCCGTGGCCGTGGTCATCGGCGGTGCCTTCGGCAAGGTGGTCGACGCCGTCGTCAGCCTGGTGATGACGAGCCTGCTGGAGCCGGCCCTGAAGGCGGCGCAGGTGGATTCGATCAACGCCTGGCCTGCCGGGTCCGTGATCGTGGCCCTGATCAACTTCCTGGTGATCGCCTTCGTGGTGTTCCTGATCGTGCGGGCGATCGAGGCGATGAAACGCCAGGAGGAGGCCCGGGCCGCCGATGCCGGGCCCGATCCCCAGGCCGAACTGGCGGCCGCGGCCAACCGCCTGGCCGAAGCCCTCGAGCGGCGAGCGCTC